The Natribaculum luteum genome contains the following window.
CTCGAGAAAGGCGAGGTCGTCACGCGAGAGGGCGTCGAGACCATCGCCGACGGCATCGCCACCCGCAGCGTCGGCGAGAAGACGTTCCCCATCATCGAGCGGTACGTCGACGAGGTCGTGACCGTCTCTGACCCCGAGATTGCGATGGCCGTCGTCTACCTGCTCGAGCGCTCGAAGACGCTCGTCGAGGGGGCAGGCGCGGTGTCGCTCGCCGCGATGCTGTTCGAGAAGTTCGACTTCGACGACGACGAGGTGATCGTGCCGACGATAAGCGGCGGCAACATCGACCTCAATACGCTCACGACGGTCATCGTCCGCGGCCTGGTCGAGACGGGCCGCTATCTGAAGATCAGGACCGTCCTGAAAGACCGGCCGGGCGCACTCGAGGACCTGCTGGCGATCATCTCCGGCCACCGGGCGAACATCTACGCCATCCAGCACGACCGCACCTCCCGTGACATCGGCATGAGTGACACCGAAGTCGAGATCGACCTCGAGACCCGCGGCCACGACCACGTCGAGGAACTCATCGCCGCGGTCGAGAAGCAGGGATACGAGGTCGAGGTTCTCGTATGACTACAGAAACAATAGCTAATTACTACAGAATTTGAAGTATCTGCAGTCGGATCGCAGCGACTCGCGGTCACGGCCTCGAGCGCTCGATGCCGTAGCGAATCGTCAGGAACTGCCGGCCGAACAGCCACATCTCGTGGGTCGCGACGAGGTCGGCGTCGGTCTGCACGCGCGGGGCGTCGGGTGAATCGGCCGGCCAGACGCGAAACCGCTGTGCCATCGGCAGGTCGAACACACCGATCGGCGTGACCAGAAAGAGTCCGCCGTCGCTGTCCCCGTCGTCTCGAGTGGTAAACACGACGCCGCCGCCGTCTCCGTCGCCGCGGATCGCCTCGGGTCGCAGCACCGTCGAGAGGTTCGCCCACGGCAGCGGGGTCGCGACGTTCGCGTAGACCACCCCGTCGCGTTCGTGGGTGGTGTAGATCGCGACGAACACCGCCTCCCCGGTGTCGGGATCGGTGCGCGTCCACACTCGCGAATCCCCGCGCGGATCGGCAGCCGGCGAGACGCGGGCGATTCGGCTCTCGAGGCGACGGCGGCGGCCGTCGGATCGACCCGGCAGGTTCAGCTGCTCGAGACGGCTCGTCGCGATCGAGGCGAGCCACGCACCCAGGCGAAAGCCACGGTGCCAGGTCGTCTCGTAGGTAAGATCGTAGTCGGCGGTGCGTTCGTAGAACCGGCGGACTTCGGGGTGGATCGCACTCGAGTCGAAGTCGTCCCGGTCGTAGACCGCGAAGTCCTCGAGTTCGCCCGGTGCCGGTTCGCTCGCGACGTCACGGCGGGACGCCCACTCCGGGCCGACGCGACCGCGAGCGAAGAGCGGACAGAACGGAACGTCGTCGACGCGACGGGCAGCGAGCGCCCGAACGAGAGCGACAGCGGCAGCGGCGAGTGCGCCGACGAGGAGCGCGAGCCAGCGTGTTCGACCCATCGTCCGACGGTAGGTGCGTCGTTCGCTTGTACGCGACGGTCGCGTTTCGCGGACGTTTAAGGTTCGTCACAGCGACGACTCGCACATGAAACGGACGATCAGCACCGACGACGCACCCGAAGCGGTCGGCGCGTACAGTCAGGCGACGACCAACGGCTCGCTGCTCTTTACCGCGGGGCAGATTCCGCTGACGCCCGACGGCGAGTTGCTCGCGGACGAACCGATCGAGACCCAGACCGAGCAGGCGCTGGACAACCTCGTCGCAATCCTCGAGGCCGAAGGCGCGGCCGTCGACGACGTCCTCAAGGTGACCGTCTTCCTCACGGACATCGAGGAGTTCGAGGCGATGAACGAGACCTACGCGAACTACTTCGCGTCGGAGCCACCGGCCCGAAGCGCCGTCGAGGTGGCGAACCTCCCCAAGGGCGTCGGCGTCGAGATCGAAGCCGTCGCCGCCCTCGAGTGACGTGAACCCTCGCGTCAGGTCCGCCGTGCTGTGGGGAGCCGTCGGCTTCCTCGCCTTTCTCGTACTCACGCAGGGCTACGCCCTGCTCGTCGAGCCGCTGGTCTCGATCACGCAGGCGGTGCTCGTCGCGGTCGCCGTCGGCGCTGGTGCGGGAGTGGGCGCGTACGTACTCGAGGTTCGGGTCGTCAGGTGGGCGGCGAGGCGAGCCGACGAGTAGCCGAGTCACAGATCGAGCAAGAGGTCCGGACTCGCCTGCCGTTCGACGACGTCGATCGACTCGACGCCGACGAGCATCGGCGGGAGGTCGTCGATATCGGTTCGCTCTCGCTCGTAGGTCACCCGGACGACGCTGTCTTCCTCGAGGTCCCACTCGCGTCGGTGAAAGCACACGTCCCGCGGCTGGCCGTACTGGTGGTCGACGTCGTCGTACACGCGACCGAAGACGAGTCGGTCGCCGACGGTGGTCACGTACAGACGATGGATGTGATTCGAATCGGTCACGGTCGTATTCCATCGGCTCTGGCCCCGCCATCGCATATAAACAGTCGTGTCGGTCGACGCCGGCTATCGCGACGGTGAGACGCCCCCACATCCCGTAGCAGGCTTCGAAATAGTTAAACGACCGACGTGGGTAGGTACGGACGAGCCAGGATGGCCGAACGGTAAGGCGCACGCCTGGAAAGCGTGTTCCCTTTCGGGATTCTGGGTTCAAATCCCAGTCCTGGCGTTTTTCGAATTCATCAGCCGCGAGCGGCGTGTAGGCGGGCTGTCCTTATGAGTCGGCTCACTGCTGGATTTCGACCGGCGAGTCGGTCGCGATCCAGCAGTCTGGATCGTCGCGGTCGCGGAGCTCGAGCGTGCCGTCCTCGCAGACGACCATCTCGTATCGGGTCTCCATGGCGGTCTGGTCGTCCCGATCCGAACACATGGTAAACCCCGCCGTACTGGCGTCGCGAAACCGGGTAAGCGGTGCCTATCGATCCGATGGGGTACGTTTCACCCGCAAGGAGACAGGAACGGCAGGGTGACGGGAACGTGGTTCGACGACGAGAGGGGCAGCGATTTGTCCGTCGCCCGCGTACGCGGAGACATGTGTGGCCGCTACACGCTGTTCGTCGACCAGGCGGACCTCGAGGAGCGGTTCGACGCGACGTTCGACGAACCGTTCTCGCCGCGGTACAACGTCGCGCCCGGCCAGCGTGTGCCGGTGATCACGAACGACGATCCCGAGACGGTCCGGCGACTCGAGTGGGGACTCGTCCCGTCGTGGGCCGACGACGACGCGGGCGGGATCGTCAACGCGCGTGCGGAGACGATCGCCGAGAAGCCGAGTTTTCGCGAGGCCTACGCCCGACGGCGGTGTCTCGTCCCGGCCGACGGGTTCTACGAGTGGGTCGAGACGGAGGAGGGAAAACGACCCTACCGGGTCGCCTTCGAGGACGACCGGCCGTTCGCGATGGCGGGGCTGTGGGAACGGTGGGAGCCGGAGACGACGCAGGTCGGACTCGACGCGTTCGGCGACGGCAGCGTCGAGAGCGGCGACGACGCGCTCGAGACGGTGACGATCGTCACGACCGAACCGAACGTCCTCGTCGCCGACCTCCACCACCGGATGGCAGTCGTCCTCTCGCCCGACGACGAGCGTCGGTGGCTGAACGACGACGACCCACGGGAGGTACTCGAGCCCTACCCGGCCGAAGAGATGCGGGCGTACCCGGTCTCGACGGCGGTCAACGATCCGACGGCCGACGACCCGTCGCTGGTCGACCCGGTGGAGCCGTGATCGGCACGTCCGACAGTACTTAAATGTAGCGCCTCTCGTGCGGAAATTCGCCCGCGAGGCTGACGGTATCGTGTCACAGGTACTCCGACGATTCCCGCCTCAGTACGGTGTTTTTCGCTGTTTCTCCCCGACGCTCATCGATAGATGCACGCCACGAATAGCGGTATTTTTATGTAGAAGGACAATCAATGATTCAGCTGACTATGAGCCAGCGAATGCAACAGGGCCAGCCGATGATCGTCATGAGCGAGGACTCCCAGCGCGTCAAAGACCAGGACGCGCAGGACTACAACATCCGCGCTGCCCGCGCGGTCGCGGAGGCCGTACGCTCGACGCTCGGCCCGAAGGGAATGGACAAGATGCTCGTCGACTCGATGGGCGACGTCACCATCACGAACGACGGCGTCACCATCCTCAAGGAGATGGACATCGACAACCCGACGGCCGAGATGATCATCGAGGTCGCCGAAACCCAGGAGGACGAGGCCGGCGACGGTACCACGACGGCCGTCGCGATCGCAGGCGAACTCCTCAAGAACGCCGAGGACCTTCTCGAGCAGGACATCCACCCGACGGCTATCATCAAGGGCTTCCACATGGCCGCCGGGCAGGCCCGCGAGGAGATCGACGACATCGCGACGGAGATCGACACGGAAGACGAGGACCTCCTGCGCAAGACCGCCGAGACCTCGATGACCGGCAAGGGTGCGGAGGTCAACAAAGAGCACCTCTCCCAGCTCATCGTCGACGCCGTGCGTGCGGTCACCGTCGAGAACGAGGAGGGTGACAACGTCGTCGACCTCGAGTTCCTCAACATCGAGACCCAGACGGGCCGCGCCGTCGGCGAGTCCGAACTGCTCGAGGGCGGTATCGTGGACAAAGACCCCGTCCACGACAACATGCCCACCGAGGCGGAAGATGCCGACATCCTCCTGCTGAACGACCCCATCGAGGTCGAGGAGACCGACATCGACACCGAAGTCTCCGTCACCGACCCCGACCAGCTCCAGCAGTTCCTAGACCGCGAGGAACAGCAGCTCAAAGAGAAGGTCCAGCACATCGCCGACCTCGGTGCCGACGTCGTCTTCTGCCAGAAGGGCATCGACGACCTCGCCCAGCACTACCTCGCCAAGGAGGGCATCCTCGCCGTCCGCCGCGCGAAGAAGTCCGACCTCGAGTTCCTCAAGGAAGTCGTCGGCGCGTCGATCGTCTCGGACCTCGAGAGCGCGACCGAAGACGACCTCGGCTTCGGGACGATCACCCGCGACGAGGAAGACGAGCTGTTCTACGTCGAGGGCGAGAATGCCCACGGCGTCACCCTCCTGCTGCGTGGTTCGACCGACCACGTCGTCGACGAACTCGAGCGCGGCGTCAACGACGCGCTCGACGTCGTCGCCCAGACAGTCTCCGACGGCCGCGTCCTGGCTGGTGGCGGTGCGATCGAGGTCGAACTCGCCGGCCGCCTGCGTGACTACGCCGACAGCGTTTCGGGCCGCGAGCAGCTGGCCGTCGAGGCCTTTGCCGACTCGCTCGAGCTCGTCCCCCGTGTGCTCGCCGAGAACGCTGGCCTCGACTCCATCGACACGCTGGTCGACCTCCGTGCAGCCCACGACGAGGGCGACGTCACGGCCGGCCTGAACGTCTTCTCGAGTGACGTCGAGGACACGTTCGAAGCCGGCGTCGTCGAGCCCGCACACGCCAAAGAGCAGGCCGTGACGAGTGCTTCCGAGGCGGCGAACCTCGTGCTCAAGATCGATGACATCATCTCGGCTGGCGACCTCTCGACCGACAAGGGTGAAGACGAGGAAGGCGCCCCCGGTGCCGGCGGCATGGGCGGCATGGGCGGCGGCATGGGCGGCATGATGTAACCCGTCCGGGTCCTCACCTACCACCCACTACGCGCGAATCGAGTCGAGACCGTTTCGTCGGCCCCCTTTTCGACGCTCCTCTCTTCGAATTCCGTCGACGACCACAGGCGCCGCTCGAGAGACCGTTCGAGTCGATCTGGCGATCAGTGGCGACGGTCGTTCACGCGACGAGTACGACGTTCGACGCTCGGCACACTGGACAGACGCGCTCGCCGCCGACGTCGGCGTCGTTCTCGCGGATCATCCAGTTCAGTTCGTTCGCGTCGCCACGCCAGCCACAGTCGAGACACTCCGAGTCCATCGAGCGGAGTACGCTACGTGCGAACATACCACTTTCTCAGGAGATCGGGAAACTAGTCCGGAAGAGAGCTAGCTGCTCACTCGTCGACCGTCGACGACCGTCGGTTTGCTCGAATAGCGATCGGGTGACGGCCACGGCCGTCAGGACTGGTGTGCTGGTCCAGCGAAGAACGCCGCGTACCCGGTTCGTACTGCCAGACAACACGGTTTCATAACGATGGCTGTGAGTCTGTACCGCCGCAACCGCGAACCATCGTGCGGTTGCGTCGGCAAC
Protein-coding sequences here:
- a CDS encoding Rid family detoxifying hydrolase codes for the protein MKRTISTDDAPEAVGAYSQATTNGSLLFTAGQIPLTPDGELLADEPIETQTEQALDNLVAILEAEGAAVDDVLKVTVFLTDIEEFEAMNETYANYFASEPPARSAVEVANLPKGVGVEIEAVAALE
- the thsB gene encoding thermosome subunit beta; its protein translation is MSQRMQQGQPMIVMSEDSQRVKDQDAQDYNIRAARAVAEAVRSTLGPKGMDKMLVDSMGDVTITNDGVTILKEMDIDNPTAEMIIEVAETQEDEAGDGTTTAVAIAGELLKNAEDLLEQDIHPTAIIKGFHMAAGQAREEIDDIATEIDTEDEDLLRKTAETSMTGKGAEVNKEHLSQLIVDAVRAVTVENEEGDNVVDLEFLNIETQTGRAVGESELLEGGIVDKDPVHDNMPTEAEDADILLLNDPIEVEETDIDTEVSVTDPDQLQQFLDREEQQLKEKVQHIADLGADVVFCQKGIDDLAQHYLAKEGILAVRRAKKSDLEFLKEVVGASIVSDLESATEDDLGFGTITRDEEDELFYVEGENAHGVTLLLRGSTDHVVDELERGVNDALDVVAQTVSDGRVLAGGGAIEVELAGRLRDYADSVSGREQLAVEAFADSLELVPRVLAENAGLDSIDTLVDLRAAHDEGDVTAGLNVFSSDVEDTFEAGVVEPAHAKEQAVTSASEAANLVLKIDDIISAGDLSTDKGEDEEGAPGAGGMGGMGGGMGGMM
- a CDS encoding SOS response-associated peptidase gives rise to the protein MCGRYTLFVDQADLEERFDATFDEPFSPRYNVAPGQRVPVITNDDPETVRRLEWGLVPSWADDDAGGIVNARAETIAEKPSFREAYARRRCLVPADGFYEWVETEEGKRPYRVAFEDDRPFAMAGLWERWEPETTQVGLDAFGDGSVESGDDALETVTIVTTEPNVLVADLHHRMAVVLSPDDERRWLNDDDPREVLEPYPAEEMRAYPVSTAVNDPTADDPSLVDPVEP